The following are encoded in a window of Staphylospora marina genomic DNA:
- a CDS encoding 50S ribosomal protein L7ae-like protein yields MSYEKVKMAKSLTIGTKQTRKAIEQGKAIEVFVADDADPHVLQPILAMCRERGITVTHVDSMRELGKACGIEVGAATAAVLE; encoded by the coding sequence ATGTCTTATGAAAAAGTGAAGATGGCAAAATCGCTGACGATTGGGACCAAGCAAACCCGAAAAGCCATCGAACAAGGCAAGGCCATCGAAGTGTTTGTGGCAGACGACGCGGATCCGCACGTTCTTCAGCCCATTCTTGCGATGTGCCGGGAACGGGGCATCACCGTGACGCATGTCGATTCGATGCGCGAGCTGGGGAAAGCTTGCGGCATCGAAGTGGGTGCGGCCACGGCGGCCGTCCTGGAATAG
- the fusA gene encoding elongation factor G, which yields MARKFSLEKTRNIGIMAHIDAGKTTTTERILFYTGRVYKIGETHEGSATMDWMEQEQERGITITSAATTCQWKEHRINIIDTPGHVDFTVEVERSLRVLDGAVGVFCAKGGVEPQSETVWRQADRYGVPRIAYVNKMDILGADFFRAVDQMRDRLGANAVPIQLPIGAEDTFVGIIDLITMKAIVYVDDLGTTSEAREIPDEYKEQAEEWRTKLVEAVAELDEELMMKYLEGEDLTEEEIRSALRKGTCEVKITPVLCGSSYKNKGVQPLLDAVVEFLPAPTDVPDIRGTLPDGTEVARRSSDEEPFSALAFKIMSDPYVGKLTFFRVYSGTLSSGSYVLNANKGKRERIGRILQMHANHREEISEVYAGDIAAAVGLKDTITGETLCDEKNPIILESMDFPEPVINIAIEPKTKADQDKMALALAKLSEEDPTFRTHTDEETGQTIISGMGELHLEIIVDRLKREFKVEANVGAPQVAYRETFRSSAKVEGKFVRQSGGRGQYGHVWIEFEPLPEGAGFEFVNKIVGGVVPKEYIPAVQAGIEEAMQNGVLAGYPMVDIRATIFDGSYHDVDSSEMAFKIAGSMALKAAKTKCNPVLLEPIMKVEVVVPEDYMGDVMGDLNSRRGRIEGMEARGNTQVIRAMVPLAEMFGYVNSLRSRTQGRGVFSMVFDHYEEVPKNIADEIVKKATGA from the coding sequence ATGGCACGTAAATTCTCCTTGGAAAAAACTCGCAATATCGGGATCATGGCTCATATCGATGCGGGCAAAACAACGACCACTGAACGGATCCTGTTCTATACCGGCCGTGTGTACAAGATCGGTGAAACCCACGAAGGTTCCGCCACCATGGACTGGATGGAACAGGAGCAGGAGCGCGGAATCACCATCACTTCCGCCGCGACCACCTGCCAGTGGAAAGAACATCGCATCAATATCATCGACACGCCGGGACACGTCGACTTCACCGTGGAAGTGGAACGGTCCCTCCGCGTGCTGGACGGTGCGGTGGGTGTGTTCTGCGCCAAGGGCGGCGTGGAACCGCAATCCGAAACGGTGTGGAGACAGGCTGACCGTTACGGTGTTCCGAGAATCGCGTATGTCAACAAGATGGACATCCTGGGAGCCGACTTCTTCCGGGCCGTCGACCAAATGCGCGATCGCCTGGGCGCCAATGCGGTGCCGATCCAGCTCCCGATCGGTGCGGAAGACACCTTCGTCGGGATCATCGACCTCATCACGATGAAAGCCATCGTGTATGTGGATGATCTCGGAACCACCTCCGAAGCGCGGGAGATCCCTGACGAGTACAAGGAACAAGCAGAAGAATGGCGCACCAAACTGGTGGAAGCCGTCGCCGAGCTGGATGAGGAACTCATGATGAAGTACCTCGAAGGCGAGGACCTGACCGAAGAAGAGATTCGCAGCGCGCTGCGCAAAGGCACCTGCGAAGTGAAAATCACGCCGGTGTTGTGCGGATCTTCCTACAAAAACAAAGGGGTTCAGCCGCTGCTCGACGCGGTGGTCGAATTCCTGCCGGCTCCGACCGATGTTCCGGACATTCGCGGAACGCTTCCGGACGGAACCGAGGTTGCCCGCCGCTCTTCCGACGAAGAGCCGTTCTCGGCGCTGGCGTTCAAGATCATGAGCGACCCGTACGTCGGAAAGCTGACCTTCTTCCGCGTGTACTCCGGTACGCTCTCGTCCGGTTCCTACGTGCTGAACGCCAACAAAGGCAAGCGCGAACGGATCGGCCGGATTCTGCAAATGCACGCCAACCACCGGGAAGAGATCTCGGAAGTGTACGCCGGGGACATCGCCGCCGCGGTGGGTCTGAAAGACACCATCACCGGTGAAACCCTGTGCGACGAAAAGAATCCGATCATCTTGGAATCCATGGATTTCCCGGAACCGGTGATCAACATCGCCATCGAGCCCAAAACCAAGGCCGACCAGGACAAAATGGCTTTGGCTCTGGCGAAACTGTCGGAAGAAGACCCGACCTTCAGAACCCACACGGACGAGGAAACGGGTCAGACGATCATCTCCGGAATGGGCGAGCTGCACCTGGAGATCATTGTCGACCGCCTGAAGCGGGAGTTCAAAGTGGAAGCAAACGTGGGTGCCCCGCAGGTGGCGTACCGCGAAACCTTCCGCAGCTCCGCGAAGGTGGAAGGCAAATTCGTCCGTCAGTCCGGTGGCCGCGGTCAATACGGTCACGTCTGGATCGAGTTCGAACCGCTGCCGGAAGGTGCCGGATTCGAATTCGTCAACAAGATCGTCGGTGGGGTCGTTCCGAAGGAGTACATCCCCGCCGTTCAAGCCGGGATCGAGGAAGCCATGCAAAACGGCGTGCTGGCCGGGTATCCGATGGTTGACATCCGTGCCACCATCTTCGACGGATCGTACCACGATGTGGACTCCTCGGAGATGGCGTTCAAAATCGCCGGTTCCATGGCGCTCAAAGCGGCCAAAACCAAATGTAATCCGGTGTTGCTCGAGCCGATCATGAAGGTCGAAGTCGTGGTGCCGGAGGACTACATGGGTGACGTGATGGGCGACCTCAACTCCCGTCGCGGACGCATCGAGGGCATGGAAGCTCGCGGCAACACCCAGGTGATCCGGGCGATGGTTCCGCTGGCCGAAATGTTCGGCTACGTGAACAGCCTGCGTTCCCGCACGCAAGGTCGCGGCGTCTTCTCCATGGTGTTCGACCACTATGAAGAAGTGCCGAAAAACATCGCCGACGAGATCGTCAAAAAAGCCACCGGTGCATGA
- the rplB gene encoding 50S ribosomal protein L2, whose protein sequence is MGIKHFKPTTPSRRHMTVSTFEEITTDKPEKSLVVTLVKRSGRNNQGRITTRHRGGGHKRKYRIIDFKRNKDGIPGKVATIEYDPNRSANIALINYVDGEKRYIIAPHGLKVGMTIMSGPEADIRVGNALPLRNIPVGTVIHNIELKPGRGGQLVRAAGASAQLLGKEGKYAIIRLTSGEVRMVHLDCRATIGQVGNLDHELITVGKAGRSRWLGKRPTVRGSVMNPVDHPHGGGEGRAPIGRKSPMTPWGKPALGYKTRKKNKPSDKYIVRRRKSK, encoded by the coding sequence ATGGGCATCAAGCATTTCAAGCCGACGACTCCGTCCCGTCGTCACATGACCGTATCGACCTTCGAAGAGATCACGACCGACAAGCCGGAGAAATCCCTTGTTGTCACGCTGGTCAAACGCTCCGGACGCAACAACCAGGGACGCATCACCACCCGTCATCGCGGGGGCGGCCACAAGCGGAAATACCGGATCATCGACTTCAAGCGCAACAAGGACGGCATTCCCGGCAAAGTTGCCACGATCGAATACGATCCGAACCGTTCCGCCAACATTGCCCTGATCAACTACGTGGACGGCGAGAAGCGCTACATCATCGCTCCGCACGGCCTGAAAGTCGGCATGACCATCATGTCCGGACCGGAAGCCGACATCCGCGTGGGCAACGCTCTGCCGCTCCGCAACATCCCGGTGGGTACCGTGATTCACAACATCGAACTGAAACCGGGTCGCGGCGGCCAGCTGGTTCGCGCCGCAGGTGCTTCCGCACAGCTCTTGGGGAAAGAGGGCAAATACGCCATCATCCGCCTCACCTCCGGTGAAGTTCGCATGGTTCACCTGGATTGCCGCGCGACGATCGGTCAGGTCGGAAATCTCGATCACGAGCTGATCACCGTGGGGAAAGCCGGACGCTCCCGTTGGCTGGGCAAACGTCCGACGGTTCGCGGTTCCGTGATGAACCCGGTGGACCACCCGCACGGCGGTGGTGAAGGTCGCGCTCCGATCGGTCGCAAGTCTCCGATGACTCCGTGGGGCAAACCGGCACTGGGATACAAAACCCGGAAGAAAAACAAGCCGTCTGACAAATACATCGTCCGTCGTCGCAAGAGCAAATAA
- the rplW gene encoding 50S ribosomal protein L23: MKDPRDIIRRPVITEKSTELMEQNKYVFEVDPRANKVEIKKAVEQIFNVKVASVNTMRVTGKVKRYGRYSGRRPERKKAIVTLKPDSKPIEMFEV, from the coding sequence GTGAAGGACCCTCGCGACATCATTCGCCGGCCGGTAATCACCGAGAAGTCCACGGAACTGATGGAGCAAAACAAGTACGTCTTTGAAGTGGATCCGCGCGCCAACAAGGTGGAAATCAAGAAGGCCGTGGAGCAAATCTTCAACGTGAAAGTGGCTTCGGTCAACACCATGCGTGTCACCGGCAAGGTGAAGCGCTACGGCCGTTACAGCGGTCGCAGACCCGAACGGAAAAAAGCGATCGTCACGTTGAAACCCGACAGCAAGCCGATCGAAATGTTTGAAGTCTGA
- the rpoC gene encoding DNA-directed RNA polymerase subunit beta': MLDVNNFEFMKIGLASPEKIRSWSRGEVKKPETINYRTLKPEKEGLFCEKIFGPTKDWECHCGKYKRVRYKGIVCDRCGVEVTRSKVRRERMGHIELAAPVSHIWYFKGIPSRMGLVLDMSPRALEEVIYFASYVVVDPGNTTLEKKQLLSEKEYRAYREKYGNAFTAMMGAEAIKRLLQEIDLDKEVELLKEELSTAQGQRRNRIIKRLEVLEAFRTSGNRPEWMVLDVLPVIPPEIRPMVQLDGGRFATSDLNDLYRRVINRNNRLKRLLDLGAPDIIVQNEKRMLQEAVDALIDNGRRGRPVTGPGNRPLKSLSHMLKGKQGRFRQNLLGKRVDYSGRSVIVVGPNLKMYQCGLPKEMALELFKPFVMKELVAKGLAHNIKSAKRKVERVHPEVWDVLEEVIREHPVLLNRAPTLHRLGIQAFEPVLVEGRAIRLHPLVCTAYNADFDGDQMAVHVPLSAEAQAEARLLMLAAQNILNPKDGKPVVTPSQDMVLGSYYLTIEKEGDKGEGSMFINASEAINAYHHGYVTLHSRIVVPVRNIRKNTFTEKQKNALLVTTVGKLIFNEIFPADFPYINEPGKANFAGTPDKYFIFEKGTNIKEFISKMKDPGAIKKKDLGAIIAECFRRFGTTVTSEILDKVKELGFKYSTKAGITISVSDVTVPEEKQEILAKAEEEVAKVMRQYRRGLITDDERYDRVISIWSRAKDQITEVLMSKMGKLNPIYMMAHSGARGNVSQITQLAGMRGLMANPAGKIIEQPIRTNFREGLTVLEYFISTHGARKGLADTALRTADSGYLTRRLVDVAQDVIVREDDCMTDKGVTVTAIKDGNEVIEGLYDRIVGRTAFRTIRHPETGEIIVRRNEMIDEEIASKIIDLGIEEVVIRSVLTCRTRHGVCKKCYGRNLALGTPVEIGEAVGIIAAQSIGEPGTQLTMRTFHTGGVAGDDITQGLPRVQELFEARNPKGQAVISEISGKVVDIRETKDRREIEIEGAVETRVHSVPYGSRLRVEVGDVVEAGDELTEGSVDPKDLLRIKGMVGVQRYLLQEVQKVYRLQGVEINDKHIEVMIRQMMRKVRIISSGDTGLLVGSSVDIHDFEEANRKVLLSGGEPALARPLLLGITKASLETESFLSAASFQETTRVLTDAAIKGKVDRLLGLKENVIIGKLIPAGTGMARYRNLRFRLQDESSSEGDPAKEKVLIE, encoded by the coding sequence ATGCTCGACGTGAACAACTTTGAATTCATGAAAATCGGCCTCGCCTCTCCGGAAAAAATCCGCTCCTGGTCCCGCGGAGAGGTGAAGAAACCGGAAACCATCAACTACCGCACCCTGAAGCCGGAGAAGGAAGGACTGTTCTGCGAGAAGATCTTCGGACCGACCAAGGACTGGGAATGTCACTGCGGAAAATACAAACGGGTCCGTTACAAGGGAATCGTCTGTGACCGATGCGGCGTCGAAGTGACCCGTTCGAAAGTCCGTCGGGAACGGATGGGTCATATCGAGCTGGCGGCTCCGGTTTCCCACATCTGGTATTTCAAGGGGATTCCGAGCCGGATGGGACTTGTGCTCGACATGTCTCCGCGGGCTCTTGAGGAAGTGATTTATTTCGCTTCCTATGTGGTGGTGGATCCCGGCAACACCACGCTGGAGAAGAAGCAGCTCCTTTCCGAAAAGGAATACCGCGCTTACCGTGAGAAATACGGCAACGCGTTCACCGCGATGATGGGTGCCGAAGCGATCAAGCGCCTGCTTCAGGAAATCGATCTGGACAAGGAAGTGGAGCTCCTCAAGGAAGAGCTGTCCACGGCGCAGGGCCAACGCCGCAACCGGATCATCAAGCGGCTGGAAGTGCTGGAGGCGTTCCGGACTTCGGGGAACCGTCCCGAATGGATGGTCCTGGACGTGCTTCCCGTCATCCCGCCCGAGATCCGGCCGATGGTGCAGCTGGACGGCGGACGGTTTGCCACGTCCGACCTGAATGACCTGTACCGCCGCGTCATCAACCGGAACAACCGCCTGAAGCGCCTCCTTGATCTCGGAGCGCCGGACATCATCGTGCAGAACGAAAAACGGATGCTGCAGGAAGCCGTCGACGCGCTCATTGACAACGGCCGCCGCGGCCGTCCGGTGACCGGCCCCGGCAACCGTCCGCTCAAGTCGCTCTCTCACATGCTCAAAGGGAAGCAAGGGCGTTTCCGTCAAAACCTGCTCGGAAAACGCGTGGACTATTCGGGCCGTTCCGTGATCGTGGTCGGACCGAACCTGAAAATGTACCAGTGCGGTCTTCCCAAAGAGATGGCGCTTGAGCTGTTCAAGCCGTTCGTGATGAAAGAGCTGGTGGCCAAGGGACTGGCTCACAACATCAAGAGCGCCAAGCGGAAAGTGGAACGGGTTCATCCCGAGGTCTGGGACGTGCTCGAAGAAGTGATCCGCGAGCATCCCGTGTTGCTGAACCGTGCTCCCACGCTGCACCGTCTCGGGATTCAGGCGTTTGAGCCGGTTCTGGTGGAAGGACGGGCCATCCGTCTGCACCCGCTCGTCTGTACGGCCTACAACGCGGACTTCGACGGAGACCAAATGGCGGTTCACGTTCCGCTGTCCGCCGAAGCACAGGCGGAAGCGCGTCTGTTGATGCTGGCCGCGCAAAACATTCTCAACCCCAAAGACGGCAAACCGGTCGTCACTCCCTCCCAGGACATGGTGTTGGGAAGCTACTACCTCACCATCGAAAAAGAGGGAGACAAGGGCGAGGGCAGCATGTTCATCAATGCGTCCGAGGCCATCAATGCCTATCATCACGGCTATGTGACCCTGCACAGCCGCATTGTGGTGCCGGTGCGAAACATCCGGAAAAACACGTTCACCGAAAAGCAGAAGAACGCTTTGCTCGTCACCACGGTGGGCAAGCTGATCTTCAACGAGATCTTCCCCGCCGATTTCCCGTACATCAACGAGCCCGGCAAAGCCAATTTCGCCGGAACCCCGGACAAGTACTTCATTTTCGAGAAGGGAACCAACATCAAGGAATTCATCTCGAAGATGAAGGATCCCGGAGCCATCAAGAAAAAGGACCTCGGAGCGATCATCGCCGAGTGCTTCCGCCGGTTCGGCACCACCGTCACCTCCGAAATCCTCGACAAGGTGAAGGAGCTCGGGTTCAAATACTCCACCAAGGCCGGCATCACCATTTCGGTGTCGGACGTCACCGTGCCGGAAGAGAAACAGGAAATCCTGGCCAAGGCCGAAGAGGAAGTCGCCAAGGTGATGCGCCAGTACCGGCGTGGTCTGATCACCGACGACGAGCGGTATGATCGGGTCATTTCCATCTGGAGCAGGGCAAAGGATCAAATCACCGAAGTCCTCATGAGCAAGATGGGCAAACTCAACCCCATCTACATGATGGCTCACTCCGGTGCGCGGGGGAACGTGTCGCAGATCACGCAGCTGGCCGGAATGCGCGGTCTGATGGCCAACCCGGCAGGGAAGATCATCGAGCAGCCGATCCGGACCAACTTCCGCGAAGGTCTGACGGTGCTCGAGTACTTCATCTCCACCCACGGTGCCCGGAAAGGTTTGGCCGACACGGCACTCCGTACCGCGGACTCCGGTTATCTCACCCGTCGTCTGGTCGACGTCGCCCAGGACGTGATCGTTCGGGAAGACGACTGCATGACCGACAAGGGAGTGACCGTCACCGCCATCAAAGACGGCAACGAAGTGATCGAGGGCCTGTATGACCGGATCGTGGGACGCACGGCTTTCCGCACCATCCGTCACCCGGAAACGGGAGAGATCATCGTTCGCCGCAATGAGATGATCGACGAGGAAATCGCTTCGAAGATCATCGATCTCGGCATTGAAGAAGTGGTGATCCGCTCCGTTCTCACTTGCCGCACCCGCCACGGCGTGTGCAAAAAGTGTTACGGACGCAACCTGGCGCTCGGTACGCCGGTGGAAATCGGGGAAGCCGTGGGCATCATCGCCGCCCAGTCGATCGGTGAGCCGGGTACGCAGCTGACGATGCGTACGTTCCACACCGGGGGCGTGGCCGGAGACGACATCACCCAGGGTCTGCCGCGCGTACAGGAGCTGTTTGAAGCCCGGAATCCGAAAGGGCAGGCCGTCATCAGCGAGATTTCCGGAAAAGTCGTCGACATCCGGGAGACCAAGGATCGCCGGGAGATCGAAATCGAAGGAGCGGTGGAAACCCGCGTCCATTCCGTCCCGTACGGTTCCCGACTGCGGGTGGAAGTGGGTGACGTGGTCGAAGCCGGTGACGAGCTGACCGAAGGATCCGTGGATCCGAAGGACCTCCTTCGCATCAAGGGCATGGTCGGCGTGCAACGCTACTTGCTGCAGGAAGTGCAAAAAGTGTATCGCCTGCAGGGCGTGGAGATCAACGACAAGCACATCGAAGTGATGATCCGCCAGATGATGCGCAAAGTCCGCATCATCTCTTCGGGGGACACCGGGTTGCTGGTCGGCTCCAGCGTCGACATCCACGACTTCGAGGAAGCCAACCGGAAGGTGTTGCTCTCCGGAGGAGAACCCGCCTTGGCCCGCCCGCTGCTTCTGGGGATCACCAAAGCATCCCTGGAAACGGAGTCGTTCCTGTCGGCGGCCTCCTTCCAGGAAACCACCCGCGTTCTCACGGATGCGGCCATCAAGGGCAAAGTGGACCGCCTGCTCGGTCTCAAGGAGAACGTCATCATCGGGAAACTGATCCCCGCCGGAACCGGAATGGCCCGCTATCGCAACCTCCGTTTCCGGCTGCAGGATGAATCCTCTTCCGAAGGCGATCCCGCCAAGGAAAAAGTGCTGATCGAATGA
- the rpsJ gene encoding 30S ribosomal protein S10, translating to MAKQKIRIRLKAYDHRILDQSASKIVETAKRTGAGVSGPIPLPTERSVYTILRAVHKYKDSREQFEMRTHKRLIDIVNPTQQTVDALMRLDLPSGVDIEIKL from the coding sequence ATGGCAAAACAAAAGATTCGCATTCGGCTGAAGGCTTACGATCACCGCATCCTGGACCAGTCGGCGTCCAAGATCGTGGAAACCGCGAAACGGACGGGTGCCGGTGTGTCCGGACCGATTCCGCTTCCGACGGAGCGTTCGGTTTACACGATCCTGCGTGCGGTTCACAAGTATAAAGATTCTCGTGAGCAGTTCGAAATGCGCACTCATAAACGGCTCATCGACATCGTCAACCCGACGCAACAAACGGTTGACGCATTGATGAGACTGGATCTGCCTTCCGGCGTCGATATCGAAATCAAGCTGTAA
- the rplD gene encoding 50S ribosomal protein L4, with translation MPKLAVLNMSGEQVGEIELSDALFGITPNEAVLHQAVVMQQASLRRGTHATKNRALVSGGGRKPWRQKGTGRARHGSIRSPLWVGGGTVFGPQPRSYAFKLPKKVRRLALKSALSSKVIDQDLVVLDELKLDKPKTKDMVNVLKNLGADRKALVVTDSLDQNAVLSARNIPGVKLVQADGINVLDILHHDKLILTRGAVSRVEEVFGK, from the coding sequence ATGCCCAAACTGGCAGTACTCAACATGAGCGGTGAACAGGTGGGGGAAATCGAACTCTCCGACGCTCTCTTCGGAATCACCCCGAATGAAGCCGTTCTGCATCAGGCAGTCGTGATGCAACAGGCATCCCTTCGCCGCGGAACTCATGCGACCAAAAACCGCGCATTGGTGAGCGGCGGCGGCAGAAAGCCCTGGAGACAAAAAGGTACCGGACGCGCCCGTCACGGAAGCATCCGTTCCCCGCTGTGGGTGGGAGGCGGCACGGTGTTCGGTCCTCAACCGCGCAGCTATGCCTTCAAGCTGCCGAAAAAAGTGCGCCGTCTGGCTCTGAAATCCGCCCTCTCCAGCAAAGTGATCGACCAGGATCTGGTGGTGCTGGACGAGCTGAAGCTGGATAAGCCGAAAACCAAAGACATGGTGAACGTGCTGAAAAACCTCGGTGCGGATCGCAAAGCACTGGTCGTGACCGACAGCCTCGACCAAAACGCCGTTCTGTCCGCTCGCAACATTCCGGGCGTGAAACTGGTGCAAGCCGACGGAATCAACGTGCTGGACATTCTCCACCACGACAAGCTGATCCTGACCCGTGGTGCCGTGAGCCGCGTTGAGGAGGTGTTTGGCAAGTGA
- the rpsL gene encoding 30S ribosomal protein S12, with protein MPTINQLVRKGRKAKVTKSKSPALQFTWNSFKKEAVPQSAPQKRGVCTRVGTMTPKKPNSALRKYARVRLSNNAEVTAYIPGIGHNLQEHSVVLVRGGRVKDLPGVRYHIVRGALDTAGVANRMQGRSKYGAKRPKK; from the coding sequence ATGCCGACAATCAATCAGCTGGTACGCAAAGGCCGCAAGGCGAAAGTGACCAAGTCCAAATCCCCGGCCCTCCAGTTCACCTGGAACAGCTTCAAAAAGGAAGCCGTGCCGCAAAGCGCTCCGCAAAAGCGTGGAGTCTGCACCCGTGTGGGGACCATGACCCCGAAGAAGCCGAACTCGGCTCTCCGGAAATACGCGCGTGTGCGCTTGTCCAACAATGCGGAAGTGACCGCCTACATTCCGGGGATCGGACACAACCTGCAGGAACACTCCGTGGTGCTCGTGCGCGGCGGACGTGTCAAAGACCTGCCGGGTGTACGTTATCACATCGTTCGCGGTGCGCTGGACACCGCCGGTGTGGCGAACCGGATGCAAGGCCGCTCCAAATACGGTGCCAAACGTCCGAAGAAATAA
- the rpsG gene encoding 30S ribosomal protein S7 produces MPRKGPVPRREVLPDPIYNSKLVTRLINRLMIDGKKGVAQRILYNAFDTIHQRTGKDPMEVFEQALKNVMPVLEVKARRVGGANYQVPVEVRPERRTSLGLRWLVMYARLRGEKTMEERLANEIMDAANNTGAAVKKKEDTHRMAEANRAFAHYRW; encoded by the coding sequence ATGCCTCGCAAAGGTCCGGTTCCCCGTCGGGAAGTGTTGCCTGACCCGATTTACAACAGCAAACTCGTCACGCGCCTGATCAACCGCCTGATGATCGACGGAAAAAAAGGCGTGGCTCAGCGCATTCTCTACAACGCATTTGACACGATTCATCAGCGCACCGGCAAAGACCCCATGGAAGTTTTTGAGCAAGCGCTCAAAAACGTCATGCCCGTGCTGGAAGTCAAAGCCCGTCGCGTGGGTGGCGCCAACTATCAGGTTCCGGTGGAAGTCCGTCCCGAGCGCCGCACCAGCCTGGGTCTGCGTTGGTTGGTGATGTATGCCCGCCTCCGTGGAGAAAAAACCATGGAAGAGCGCCTGGCCAACGAAATCATGGATGCAGCCAACAATACGGGCGCAGCCGTGAAGAAGAAAGAAGACACGCATCGTATGGCCGAAGCGAACCGAGCATTCGCTCACTATCGCTGGTAA
- the tuf gene encoding elongation factor Tu yields the protein MAKAKFERTKPHVNIGTIGHVDHGKTTLTAAITTVLAQKGGAVATAYDQIDKAPEERERGITISTAHVEYETDNRHYAHVDCPGHADYVKNMITGAAQMDGAILVVSAADGPMPQTREHILLSRQVGVPYIVVFLNKVDMVDDEELLELVEMEVRELLSEYDFPGDDIPVIKGSALKALEDPTGEWAQAIIELMNAVDEYIPAPERATDKPFLMPVEDVFTITGRGTVATGRVERGMLKVGDEVEIIGFTETRKTVVTGVEMFRKLLDQAEAGDNIGALLRGVDRKEIQRGQVLAKPGSVKPHTKFKAQVYVLSKEEGGRHTPFFSNYRPQFYFRTTDVTGVIKLPEGVEMCMPGDNVEMEVELISPIAIEDGTRFAIREGGRTVGAGAVTSIIE from the coding sequence ATGGCAAAAGCCAAGTTTGAGCGTACCAAACCGCACGTCAACATTGGTACCATCGGTCACGTTGACCACGGCAAAACCACTCTGACCGCCGCAATCACCACCGTTCTGGCTCAAAAAGGCGGCGCTGTGGCTACCGCTTACGATCAAATCGACAAAGCTCCGGAAGAGCGTGAGCGCGGAATCACCATCTCCACCGCACACGTGGAGTACGAAACCGACAACCGTCACTATGCTCACGTGGACTGCCCGGGTCACGCTGACTACGTGAAAAACATGATCACCGGTGCTGCTCAAATGGACGGCGCCATCCTGGTTGTGTCCGCCGCTGACGGCCCGATGCCGCAAACCCGCGAGCACATCCTGCTCTCCCGTCAGGTCGGCGTTCCGTACATCGTCGTCTTCCTGAACAAAGTGGACATGGTGGACGACGAAGAGCTCCTCGAGCTGGTGGAAATGGAAGTTCGCGAACTGCTCTCCGAATACGACTTCCCCGGCGATGACATCCCGGTCATCAAAGGTTCCGCTCTGAAAGCTCTGGAAGATCCGACCGGCGAATGGGCCCAAGCCATCATCGAACTGATGAACGCCGTCGACGAGTATATCCCGGCTCCGGAGCGTGCCACGGACAAACCGTTCCTGATGCCGGTTGAGGACGTCTTCACCATCACCGGTCGCGGTACCGTTGCCACCGGTCGTGTGGAGCGCGGTATGCTGAAAGTCGGCGACGAAGTGGAAATCATCGGCTTCACCGAAACCCGCAAAACCGTTGTGACCGGTGTGGAAATGTTCCGCAAGCTGCTTGACCAAGCAGAAGCCGGTGACAACATCGGTGCCCTGCTCCGCGGCGTGGACCGCAAAGAAATCCAACGCGGACAAGTTCTGGCAAAACCGGGTTCCGTGAAACCGCACACCAAGTTCAAAGCGCAAGTGTACGTTCTGTCCAAAGAAGAGGGCGGCCGTCACACCCCGTTCTTCTCCAACTACCGTCCGCAATTCTACTTCCGCACCACCGACGTGACCGGCGTCATCAAACTGCCGGAAGGCGTTGAAATGTGCATGCCCGGCGACAACGTCGAAATGGAAGTGGAACTGATCTCCCCGATCGCCATCGAAGACGGTACCCGTTTCGCTATCCGCGAAGGTGGCCGTACCGTGGGCGCCGGCGCCGTTACCTCCATCATCGAGTAA
- the rplC gene encoding 50S ribosomal protein L3, with protein sequence MTQIFGENGVVVPVTVVEAGPCVVLQKKELATDGYEAIQLGFDEKKEHRANKPELGHAAKANAKPQKFVKEIRGVNLADYEVGGLVKADLFEQGEFVDVTGTTKGKGFTGAIKRHNQARGPMSHGSKYHRGPGSMGAIAPNRIFKGQTMPGRMGHERVTIQNLEIVKVDAEKNLLLIKGSVPGPRNSYLIIKSAVKQSN encoded by the coding sequence ATGACCCAAATCTTCGGCGAAAACGGAGTGGTCGTGCCCGTGACGGTCGTCGAAGCGGGTCCTTGCGTGGTTCTGCAAAAGAAGGAACTGGCAACTGACGGATACGAAGCGATCCAGCTCGGCTTCGACGAGAAGAAAGAACATCGAGCCAACAAGCCCGAACTCGGACATGCAGCCAAAGCAAATGCCAAACCCCAAAAGTTCGTCAAAGAGATCCGCGGGGTGAATCTGGCGGACTACGAAGTGGGCGGTCTGGTGAAAGCCGACCTGTTCGAACAGGGCGAATTCGTTGACGTGACCGGTACCACCAAAGGAAAAGGTTTTACCGGTGCCATCAAGCGTCACAACCAAGCTCGCGGACCGATGTCCCACGGTTCCAAGTACCATCGCGGACCGGGTTCGATGGGTGCCATCGCTCCGAACCGGATCTTCAAGGGACAAACCATGCCGGGACGCATGGGACATGAACGCGTGACGATCCAAAACCTGGAGATCGTCAAAGTGGACGCCGAGAAGAACCTGCTTCTGATCAAAGGTTCCGTTCCGGGTCCGAGAAACAGCTACCTGATCATCAAATCGGCCGTCAAGCAAAGCAACTGA